Proteins encoded by one window of Salvia hispanica cultivar TCC Black 2014 unplaced genomic scaffold, UniMelb_Shisp_WGS_1.0 HiC_scaffold_825, whole genome shotgun sequence:
- the LOC125200143 gene encoding GDP-mannose 3,5-epimerase 2-like, whose product MGTVGETTYGEYTYQELEREPYWPSEKLRISITGAGGFIASHIARRLKSEGHYIIASDWKKNEHMPEDMFCHEFHLVDLRVMDNCLKVTEKVDHVFNLAADMGGMGFIQSNHSVIMYNNTMISFNMIEAARINGIKRFFYASSACIYPEFKQLETNVSLKEADAWPAEPQDAYGLEKLATEELCKHYNKDFGIECRIGRFHNIYGPFGTWKGGREKAPAAFCRKALTATDKFEMWGDGKQTRSFTFIDECVEGVLRLTKSDFREPVNIGSDEMVSMNEMAEIVLSFDDRKLPIHHIPGPEGVRGRNSDNTLIKEKLGWAPSMKLKDGLRITYFWIKEQLEKEKAKGIDLSTYGSSKVVGTQAPVQLGSLRAADGKE is encoded by the exons ATGGGAACTGTTGGTGAAACCACGTACGGGGAATACACCTACCAAGAGCTGGAGAGGGAGCCCTACTGGCCCTCGGAGAAGCTCCGGATTTCCATAACAGGAGCTGGTGGGTTTATTGCTTCTCATATTGCCAGGCGTCTGAAGAGCGAGGGTCATTACATCATTGCTTCCGACTGGAAGAAAAATGAGCATATGCCCGAGGACATGTTCTGTCACGAATTCCATCTCGTGGATCTGAGGGTGATGGATAACTGTTTGAAAGTTACTGAAAAAGTTGATCATGTGTTCAATCTTGCTGCTGATATGGGCGGGATGGGATTCATCCAGTCGAACCACTCGGTCATTATGTACAACAACACAATGATCAGCTTTAACATGATTGAGGCTGCTAGGATTAATGGGATTAAAAG GTTTTTCTATGCCTCTAGCGCTTGTATCTATCCTGAATTTAAGCAGTTGGAGACCAACGTGAGCTTGAAGGAGGCTGATGCATGGCCTGCAGAG CCTCAAGATGCTTATGGGCTAGAGAAGCTGGCTACTGAGGAGTTGTGTAAACACTACAACAAGGACTTTGGAATCGAGTGCCGCATAGGAAGGTTCCATAATATTTATGGTCCATTTGGGACATGGAAAG GTGGGAGGGAGAAAGCACCAGCTGCTTTTTGTAGGAAAGCACTCACTGCTactgataaatttgagatgtGGGGAGATGGCAAGCAAACACGATCATTCACCTTCATTGATGAATGTGTTGAGGGCGTTTTAAG ATTAACAAAATCCGACTTTCGGGAGCCTGTCAACATTGGAAGCGATGAGATGGTGAGCATGAACGAGATGGCTGAGATTGTACTGAGCTTTGATGACAGGAAGCTCCCAATCCACCACATTCCTGGGCCAGAGGGTGTGCGTGGTCGAAACTCAGACAACACTCTAATCAAGGAAAAACTTGGTTGGGCACCTTCCATGAAACTTAAG GATGGATTGAGGATCACATACTTCTGGATCAAGGAGCAACTGGAGAAGGAGAAAGCTAAGGGCATCGACCTCTCCACCTATGGTTCGTCCAAAGTGGTGGGGACGCAAGCTCCTGTTCAGCTTGGCTCACTTCGCGCTGCTGATGGCAAAGAATGA